The following are encoded together in the Pseudomonas sp. IB20 genome:
- a CDS encoding DinB family protein, whose product MNRIEHIALMAHYNQWMNRKVYEAAGTLTDAELSADRQAFFGSILGTLNHLALGDTVWLKRFAQHPANFAALAPLSAIATPSDLRQLAFADIRELANHRAWLDQLILEWAHSLRETDLDQRLSYHNMGGVANSKPFFGLLVHFFNHQTHHRGQATTLLTQAGVDVGDTDLLALID is encoded by the coding sequence GTGAACCGCATCGAGCACATCGCGTTGATGGCCCACTACAACCAGTGGATGAACCGCAAAGTCTACGAAGCCGCCGGCACGCTGACGGACGCAGAGCTGAGCGCGGACCGACAGGCGTTTTTCGGCTCGATTCTCGGCACCCTCAATCACCTGGCGCTGGGCGACACCGTCTGGCTCAAGCGCTTTGCCCAGCACCCGGCAAACTTTGCGGCCCTGGCCCCCTTAAGTGCGATTGCCACACCCAGCGACCTCAGGCAGTTGGCCTTTGCCGATATCCGCGAGCTGGCAAACCATCGCGCCTGGCTGGACCAACTCATCCTCGAGTGGGCCCACAGCCTGCGCGAAACCGACCTGGATCAGCGCCTGAGTTACCACAACATGGGCGGCGTGGCGAACAGCAAACCGTTCTTCGGCTTGCTGGTGCATTTTTTCAACCACCAGACCCACCACCGGGGCCAGGCAACCACGTTGCTGACCCAGGCGGGCGTGGACGTGGGCGACACCGACCTGCTGGCACTGATCGACTGA
- a CDS encoding GFA family protein encodes MSVEKLPLEGSCRCNRVRFSVSLPPVITMACHCSGCQKMTSSAFSLSALFPARGFTVTQGCPVIGGLHGVDRHYCCPHCMSWLFTRPHGIDEFVNVRATLLDNASDYVPFMETWTSEKLPWATTPAVESFAQLPELQEFPRLMQAYAQR; translated from the coding sequence ATGAGCGTCGAAAAACTGCCGCTGGAAGGCAGCTGCCGCTGCAATCGGGTGCGTTTCAGTGTGAGCTTGCCACCGGTGATTACCATGGCGTGCCATTGCAGCGGCTGCCAGAAAATGACCTCCAGTGCGTTCTCCCTCAGCGCGCTGTTTCCCGCCAGAGGCTTTACCGTGACTCAGGGCTGCCCGGTGATTGGCGGCTTGCACGGTGTGGACCGCCACTATTGCTGCCCGCATTGCATGAGCTGGCTGTTTACCCGCCCGCATGGCATCGATGAGTTCGTCAATGTGCGTGCGACCTTGCTGGATAACGCCAGTGATTACGTGCCTTTCATGGAAACCTGGACCAGCGAAAAGCTGCCTTGGGCCACGACCCCCGCGGTCGAAAGCTTTGCGCAATTGCCTGAGCTGCAAGAATTCCCGCGCTTGATGCAGGCCTACGCGCAGCGCTGA
- a CDS encoding YkgB family protein — protein sequence MHSSLYSRFLRQPFEVEFMRWVLVLIFLMFGYTKWFDYEAQALIPLISNSPLLSWMYGVFGIQGASYALGTAEWAIGLSLAIGAWSSRVTLIAAAASSVTYLTTASLLLTTPGGWEASAGGFPAMGGATSFLIKDLVLMAGSLVLLKNAAQQLTARAKQTDREHAAL from the coding sequence ATGCACTCATCACTGTATTCCCGTTTTCTTCGTCAGCCGTTTGAGGTCGAGTTCATGCGCTGGGTGCTGGTTTTGATATTTCTGATGTTTGGCTACACAAAATGGTTTGATTACGAAGCCCAGGCTTTGATTCCGCTGATTAGTAACAGCCCCCTCCTTTCTTGGATGTACGGTGTGTTTGGCATTCAGGGCGCGAGTTATGCGCTAGGCACAGCTGAATGGGCGATCGGTCTGAGTCTGGCCATCGGCGCATGGTCATCGAGAGTCACACTGATTGCCGCGGCGGCCTCCTCTGTGACTTATCTGACAACCGCCAGTCTGCTCCTGACCACTCCGGGTGGGTGGGAGGCTTCGGCCGGAGGTTTCCCCGCCATGGGCGGCGCCACCTCTTTCCTGATCAAGGATCTGGTGTTGATGGCCGGCTCGTTGGTGCTGCTCAAGAACGCGGCGCAACAATTGACGGCACGCGCCAAACAGACTGATAGGGAGCATGCAGCGCTCTAG
- the pvdQ gene encoding bifunctional acylase PvdQ, producing MIISNGLSRVCMAGVLLGLSLAASAREHVTQTSAEIRRTTFGVPHIRANNERGLGYGIGYAYAQDNLCLLANEVVTVNGERAKFFGPEQATLEERNNLASDVFFTWLNTPEAVAAFWNAQTPQIQQRIEGYVAGYNRYLKEQGAPAQCHSAWVRPLVVQDLVKLTRRLLVEGGVGQFAEALVGAAPPQTTASVQPNLKAFELAAANQQRFSLDRGSNAVAVGRDRSFNGRGMLLANPHFPWVGGMRFYEMHLTIPGQLDVMGAALPGLPVINIGFNQHVAWTHTVDTSKHFTLYRLTLDPKDSTRYLLDGKSIALEKTSVTVQVKQADGSLKAQPHTVYSSQFGPVVQWPGKLDWDNHYAFSLRDANLGNDRVLQQWYAMNRATSLEELQTSVHTLQGIPWVNTVATDDQGQSLYMNLSVVPNVSAAKLAQCSDPRAGLQMIMLDGAHSACAWDIDPRAAQPGIFAADQLPQLQRTDYVQHSNDSAWLANPKAPLTGFSPVISQDHIGLGPRARFAVQRLQSLEKQPIGVVDLQNMVMDNEVYLASQVMPDLLEFCAKHLGTDAATLQPLCSSLKSWDQRANLDSGLGLVHFINLFEHLQQLPDAWRVAFDPAHPLTTPRGLAIDREPVAKALREAMLASTADVSKLGLTRWGDIQVCGQIPIHGGPQELGIYNAMQTVPREDGKREVVSGSSYLQIVTFDDKGPQALGVLAFSESSNPQSKYSKDQTQAFSEKKLRPLPFTEAQIQADPQYQQQLIKE from the coding sequence GTGATTATTTCCAATGGGTTGTCCAGGGTGTGCATGGCCGGGGTGTTGCTCGGGTTGAGCCTTGCCGCATCGGCGCGCGAGCACGTCACACAAACGTCGGCAGAGATTCGCCGCACCACCTTCGGCGTGCCGCACATTCGCGCTAACAACGAACGCGGCCTGGGCTACGGCATCGGCTATGCATATGCCCAAGACAACCTGTGCCTGCTGGCCAATGAAGTGGTCACGGTCAACGGCGAACGCGCCAAGTTTTTCGGCCCTGAGCAGGCGACGCTGGAAGAGCGCAACAACCTCGCCAGCGATGTATTTTTTACCTGGCTGAACACCCCCGAAGCGGTTGCTGCCTTCTGGAACGCGCAGACGCCGCAGATCCAGCAGCGGATTGAAGGCTATGTGGCGGGCTACAACCGATACTTGAAAGAGCAAGGCGCACCGGCGCAATGTCACTCGGCGTGGGTGCGGCCGCTGGTGGTGCAAGACTTGGTCAAACTCACCCGCAGGCTGCTGGTGGAAGGCGGTGTCGGCCAATTCGCCGAAGCCTTGGTTGGCGCCGCACCGCCTCAGACGACCGCCAGCGTGCAACCCAACTTGAAAGCCTTTGAACTGGCCGCTGCCAACCAGCAACGCTTTAGCCTGGACCGCGGCAGCAACGCTGTCGCCGTGGGCCGTGACCGCTCGTTCAATGGCCGTGGCATGTTGCTCGCCAACCCGCATTTCCCCTGGGTGGGCGGCATGCGTTTTTATGAGATGCACCTGACCATTCCCGGCCAGTTGGACGTGATGGGCGCCGCGCTGCCGGGCCTGCCGGTGATCAACATCGGCTTCAACCAGCACGTGGCCTGGACCCACACCGTCGACACCTCCAAGCATTTCACCTTGTACCGCCTCACCCTTGATCCCAAGGATTCCACACGCTACTTGCTCGACGGCAAATCCATTGCCCTGGAGAAAACCTCGGTAACCGTGCAGGTCAAGCAAGCCGACGGTAGCCTTAAGGCCCAGCCGCATACCGTCTACAGCTCGCAATTCGGCCCGGTGGTGCAATGGCCCGGCAAACTGGATTGGGACAACCACTATGCCTTCAGCCTGCGCGACGCCAACCTGGGCAACGACCGCGTGCTGCAGCAGTGGTACGCCATGAACCGCGCCACCAGCCTCGAGGAACTGCAAACCTCAGTGCATACCCTGCAAGGCATCCCATGGGTCAATACCGTGGCCACCGATGACCAGGGCCAGAGCCTGTACATGAACCTGTCGGTGGTACCCAACGTCAGCGCCGCCAAACTCGCGCAATGCAGCGACCCACGGGCCGGCCTGCAGATGATCATGCTCGACGGCGCCCACAGCGCCTGCGCCTGGGACATTGACCCACGTGCGGCGCAGCCCGGCATCTTCGCCGCTGACCAACTGCCGCAACTGCAACGCACCGACTACGTACAACACTCCAATGACTCCGCGTGGCTGGCCAACCCCAAGGCGCCGCTCACCGGTTTCTCCCCAGTAATCAGCCAAGACCACATCGGCCTCGGCCCGCGCGCGCGATTCGCCGTGCAACGCCTGCAATCCCTGGAGAAACAACCGATCGGCGTGGTCGACCTACAAAACATGGTGATGGACAACGAGGTCTACCTCGCCAGCCAAGTCATGCCCGACCTGCTTGAGTTTTGCGCCAAACACCTCGGCACCGACGCGGCGACCTTGCAGCCATTGTGCAGCAGCCTGAAAAGCTGGGACCAACGCGCCAACCTCGACAGCGGCCTGGGGCTGGTGCACTTCATCAACCTGTTCGAACACCTGCAGCAACTCCCCGACGCCTGGCGCGTCGCCTTCGACCCGGCGCACCCGCTGACCACGCCACGCGGCCTGGCCATCGACCGCGAACCCGTCGCCAAAGCCCTGCGCGAAGCCATGCTGGCCTCCACCGCAGACGTCAGCAAGCTTGGCCTGACCCGCTGGGGCGACATCCAAGTCTGCGGCCAAATCCCCATCCACGGCGGCCCTCAAGAACTTGGCATCTACAACGCCATGCAAACCGTGCCCCGCGAAGACGGCAAGCGCGAAGTGGTCAGCGGCAGCAGCTACCTGCAAATCGTCACCTTTGACGACAAAGGCCCCCAAGCCCTGGGCGTACTGGCGTTCTCCGAATCCAGCAACCCCCAATCGAAATATTCAAAGGACCAGACCCAAGCCTTCTCCGAGAAAAAACTGCGCCCGCTGCCCTTCACCGAAGCCCAGATCCAGGCCGACCCGCAGTATCAGCAACAGCTCATCAAGGAGTAG
- a CDS encoding ABC transporter permease, with protein MSKGTLPGWLLGLSGLAGLLFLWWFGVKVFGVADGLSARFSLAATVSSLWELFGRGELYLHIAVSLKRIFVGLFLALLVGVPLGLLVGSSRNLEAATTPAFQFLRMISPLSWMPIVVMLMGVGDQPIYFLLAFAAVWPIMLNTAAGVRQLDPRWLQLSKSLSATRWETLRRVIIPGVVGHVLTGVRLAIGIVWIVLVPCEMLGVSAGLGYYILDTRDRLAYSELMAMVLLIGLLGFALDAFARWLHQRWVHAS; from the coding sequence TTGAGTAAAGGCACACTCCCGGGCTGGTTGCTGGGCCTGAGTGGTTTGGCAGGCTTGCTGTTCTTGTGGTGGTTCGGCGTCAAAGTGTTTGGCGTCGCCGATGGCTTGTCGGCGCGCTTTTCGCTGGCGGCGACCGTCAGCAGCCTGTGGGAATTGTTCGGGCGCGGCGAGCTGTACCTGCATATCGCCGTGAGCCTCAAGCGCATCTTCGTCGGCCTGTTTCTCGCCCTGTTGGTGGGCGTGCCACTGGGCCTGCTGGTGGGCAGTTCGCGCAACCTGGAAGCAGCCACCACGCCAGCCTTTCAGTTTTTGCGGATGATCTCGCCGTTGTCCTGGATGCCCATCGTGGTGATGTTGATGGGCGTGGGCGACCAGCCGATCTACTTTCTGCTGGCCTTTGCCGCGGTGTGGCCGATCATGCTTAACACCGCCGCCGGCGTGCGCCAGTTGGACCCGCGCTGGTTGCAGTTGAGCAAGAGCCTGAGTGCCACGCGCTGGGAAACCTTGCGGCGCGTGATCATTCCCGGCGTAGTCGGGCACGTGCTGACCGGCGTGCGCCTGGCCATTGGTATCGTGTGGATTGTGCTGGTGCCGTGCGAGATGCTTGGGGTCAGTGCGGGCTTGGGCTATTACATCCTTGATACCCGTGACCGGCTGGCCTATTCGGAGTTGATGGCGATGGTGCTGCTGATCGGGCTGCTGGGGTTTGCCCTGGATGCGTTTGCGCGTTGGCTGCACCAACGCTGGGTGCACGCGAGCTGA
- a CDS encoding ABC transporter substrate-binding protein, with protein sequence MCLDDLTHSRRDFLKLSAVLSAAGALPLLSSLQARAASEPDAPVRIGYLPITDATPLLVAHNNGLFEAEGIKAERPVLLRSWAQVIEAFISGQVNVIHLLSPMTVWARYGSKVPAKVVAWNHVGGSGLTVSPGITDVKQLGGKSVAIPFWYSIHNVVVQQLFRDNGLTPVARAAGSGIAANEVNLIVLPPSDMPPALASKRIDGYIVAEPFNALAENLKVGRVQRFTGDVWRNHACCVVFMHEHDLTNRPQWSQKVVNAIVKAQVWTRDNREEAVKLLSKDGPNRYTPHAEPVLSKVLAPAASDRAAYLADGAIQHAHWDEHRIDFQPYPFPSYTEELVRRLKDTLIEGDKKFLADLDPAFVAKDLVDDRFVRNAIESVGGMKTFGLPDGYERQEEIGA encoded by the coding sequence ATGTGTCTGGATGACCTGACCCACTCGCGCCGTGACTTTCTCAAACTCTCGGCGGTGCTCAGCGCTGCCGGTGCCTTGCCGCTGTTGAGCAGCTTGCAAGCGCGCGCGGCCAGCGAGCCGGACGCGCCGGTACGCATCGGCTACTTGCCGATCACCGACGCCACGCCGCTGCTGGTTGCGCACAACAACGGCCTGTTCGAAGCCGAAGGCATCAAGGCTGAGCGCCCGGTGCTGTTGCGCAGCTGGGCCCAGGTGATCGAGGCGTTTATCTCCGGGCAGGTCAACGTGATTCACCTGTTGTCGCCGATGACGGTGTGGGCGCGCTATGGCAGCAAAGTGCCGGCTAAAGTGGTGGCCTGGAACCACGTCGGCGGTTCGGGCTTGACCGTATCGCCAGGCATTACCGATGTGAAGCAACTGGGCGGCAAGTCGGTGGCAATTCCGTTTTGGTACTCGATCCACAACGTGGTGGTGCAGCAACTGTTTCGCGATAACGGCCTCACGCCCGTGGCGCGCGCAGCCGGTTCTGGGATTGCCGCCAACGAGGTCAACCTGATTGTGTTGCCGCCCTCCGACATGCCGCCGGCCCTGGCCAGCAAACGTATCGACGGCTATATCGTCGCCGAGCCATTCAACGCCCTGGCGGAAAACCTCAAAGTCGGCCGCGTACAGCGCTTCACCGGTGACGTATGGCGTAACCATGCGTGCTGCGTGGTGTTCATGCACGAGCACGACCTGACCAACCGCCCGCAATGGTCGCAGAAAGTGGTGAATGCCATCGTCAAGGCGCAGGTGTGGACCCGTGATAACCGCGAAGAAGCGGTGAAGCTTTTGTCCAAGGACGGCCCGAACCGCTACACGCCGCATGCCGAACCGGTGTTGAGCAAAGTTCTCGCGCCGGCGGCCAGCGACCGTGCCGCTTACCTGGCTGACGGCGCCATCCAGCACGCCCATTGGGACGAGCACCGCATCGACTTCCAGCCGTACCCATTCCCCAGCTACACCGAGGAACTGGTGCGCCGCTTGAAGGACACCTTGATCGAGGGCGACAAGAAATTTCTCGCCGACCTTGACCCGGCGTTCGTCGCCAAAGACTTGGTGGACGACCGTTTTGTGCGTAATGCCATCGAGTCGGTGGGCGGCATGAAAACCTTCGGCTTGCCGGATGGCTACGAGCGGCAAGAGGAGATTGGCGCTTGA
- a CDS encoding ABC transporter ATP-binding protein — protein sequence MNQAVLSAQAVCLGYASGPVFQGFDLHLQPGEVVSILGPSGVGKSSLLRVLAGLQAPQGGSVRVLGEPLDGPHPRVAVAFQDPSLLPWLNLEKNVAFGLDFARQPHLSTEERRRRVDHAIAAVGLEHARAQFPAQLSGGMAQRTALARCLARQPQVLLLDEPFGALDEVTRADMQHLLLKVNREQGSAAVLITHDIDEALLLSDRILLLGNRPARTLGEWHINLAQPREEQVEAIGALRIEILKTLRQASRPQPNPLEQLEPNYVSG from the coding sequence ATGAACCAGGCGGTATTGAGTGCCCAGGCGGTTTGCCTGGGGTATGCCAGTGGGCCGGTGTTCCAAGGGTTTGACTTGCACTTGCAGCCGGGTGAGGTGGTGTCGATCCTGGGTCCTAGCGGCGTCGGCAAGTCCAGCTTGCTGCGGGTGCTGGCCGGCTTGCAGGCGCCCCAGGGCGGTAGCGTGCGGGTGCTGGGCGAGCCGCTGGATGGCCCGCATCCGCGCGTGGCCGTGGCTTTTCAAGACCCTAGCCTGTTGCCGTGGCTGAACCTGGAAAAGAACGTCGCCTTTGGTTTGGATTTCGCTCGCCAGCCGCACTTGAGCACTGAGGAGCGTCGCCGCCGCGTGGACCACGCCATCGCGGCGGTTGGGTTGGAACATGCTCGTGCGCAGTTCCCGGCGCAGCTGTCCGGCGGCATGGCCCAGCGCACGGCGTTGGCGCGCTGCCTGGCGCGCCAACCGCAGGTGTTGCTGCTGGATGAGCCGTTCGGCGCGCTGGATGAAGTCACCCGCGCCGATATGCAGCACTTGCTGCTCAAGGTCAACCGCGAGCAAGGCTCGGCGGCCGTATTGATCACCCACGATATTGATGAAGCGCTGCTGCTGTCCGACCGCATCCTGCTACTGGGCAACCGCCCGGCGCGGACCTTGGGTGAATGGCATATCAACCTGGCGCAACCGCGCGAAGAGCAAGTTGAGGCCATCGGCGCGCTGCGTATCGAGATTCTGAAAACCTTACGGCAGGCGAGCCGCCCTCAACCCAACCCTCTTGAACAACTGGAGCCCAACTATGTGTCTGGATGA
- a CDS encoding acyl-CoA dehydrogenase family protein: protein MLDPILSRWLDVQAQALDVGSCDPQEVLPRLAEANVLGIGVPKALGGLGGDVTGAVDAIANVASHSLAAAFVCWGQRSFIEYLLQSPNERLREQLLPDLLSGKLAGATGLSNAMKFLSGIETLQISAEPTDDGWTLNGRLHWVTNLRKNGFVAAAAIEHAGGGAPFILAIPDSVAGLQRSRDLELLGLQSSNTAALGLEGVELSRDWLLHEDARKFLPAVRPAFLGLQCGMSIGLARRSLAEVANHLGSSRTVLRDELEALRVTLDHLVNELKKGLLAVRFAAEPVPLFKLRIALAETAASAVQLELQASGGKAYLTAHGSGFARRWRESAFVPIVTPSLVQLRTELHRQANL, encoded by the coding sequence ATGCTTGACCCAATCTTGAGCCGTTGGCTCGACGTTCAAGCGCAGGCCCTGGATGTGGGCAGTTGCGATCCACAGGAAGTGCTGCCAAGGCTGGCAGAAGCCAACGTATTAGGTATCGGCGTGCCCAAGGCCCTTGGTGGCCTGGGCGGCGATGTGACCGGCGCGGTGGACGCCATCGCCAATGTCGCCAGCCATTCCCTGGCGGCGGCGTTTGTGTGCTGGGGCCAGCGGTCTTTTATCGAGTATTTGTTGCAGAGCCCGAATGAGCGGCTGCGTGAGCAACTGTTGCCGGACTTGCTCAGCGGCAAACTGGCCGGGGCCACGGGGCTGTCGAATGCGATGAAGTTTTTGTCCGGCATCGAGACGCTGCAAATCAGCGCCGAACCGACTGATGACGGCTGGACCCTCAACGGTCGCCTGCATTGGGTAACCAACCTGCGCAAGAACGGCTTTGTTGCCGCCGCTGCGATCGAACATGCCGGTGGTGGCGCGCCGTTTATCCTGGCGATCCCCGATTCGGTTGCGGGTTTGCAACGCTCGCGCGACCTGGAGCTGTTGGGGCTGCAATCAAGCAATACAGCAGCCCTGGGTCTGGAAGGGGTTGAGCTGAGTCGTGACTGGTTGTTGCATGAGGATGCGCGCAAGTTTCTACCGGCAGTACGCCCGGCGTTTCTTGGGTTGCAGTGCGGTATGTCCATCGGCCTGGCCCGTCGCTCCCTGGCGGAAGTAGCCAACCACTTGGGCTCGAGCCGCACCGTATTGCGCGATGAGTTGGAAGCGCTACGCGTGACGCTGGACCACTTGGTCAACGAATTGAAAAAAGGCCTGCTGGCCGTGCGATTTGCAGCAGAACCGGTGCCGTTGTTCAAGCTGCGCATTGCCCTCGCGGAAACCGCCGCCAGTGCTGTACAGCTTGAACTGCAGGCCAGCGGCGGCAAGGCGTACCTGACTGCCCACGGCAGTGGTTTCGCCCGGCGCTGGCGCGAGTCGGCCTTTGTGCCCATCGTCACGCCCAGCCTGGTGCAACTGCGTACCGAGCTGCATCGCCAGGCTAATCTATGA